In Methanobrevibacter millerae, one genomic interval encodes:
- a CDS encoding NAD(P)H-binding protein: MNIAILGATGKFGLALTARLLAVTDHKLTLLSRSAADRFEDNYRITARKIDATNAREIKKALKDCDLVYCAISGDYMPVIADNIINANPKRLIFMATVGIYNELENAEHLNVDNEPLQIPNQYAADLIEASGVDYTILRLGLLEFGDEDDFTITEKGEKVQTQRTTIESVEKVALEIIADPELYSRKSISITRKSGS, translated from the coding sequence ATGAACATAGCTATACTGGGTGCAACGGGAAAATTCGGACTGGCATTAACGGCCAGACTGCTTGCGGTTACAGACCACAAGTTAACGCTTCTCTCAAGAAGTGCAGCAGACAGATTCGAGGACAATTACAGAATCACGGCCAGAAAAATTGACGCCACCAATGCAAGGGAAATCAAAAAGGCATTAAAAGACTGCGATTTGGTCTATTGCGCAATTTCAGGCGATTACATGCCAGTCATTGCAGACAATATCATTAATGCGAATCCCAAAAGATTAATATTCATGGCGACGGTTGGAATCTACAACGAGCTTGAAAATGCGGAGCATCTGAATGTGGACAATGAGCCTCTTCAAATCCCGAACCAGTACGCCGCCGACCTGATTGAAGCAAGCGGCGTGGACTACACCATCCTGAGGCTGGGCCTTCTTGAATTCGGGGATGAGGATGACTTCACCATAACCGAAAAGGGCGAGAAAGTTCAAACGCAGCGCACCACCATCGAATCGGTTGAAAAGGTTGCCCTCGAGATAATAGCTGATCCGGAACTCTATTCGAGAAAAAGCATCAGCATTACCCGAAAGAGCGGGAGTTAA
- a CDS encoding right-handed parallel beta-helix repeat-containing protein, with translation MKGKFLIFICLILFVISMACVSAADDANQTLGEDAGDMISVSLEDNEIIGDDVGCLSELQLIIDKASEGSTVNLNKNYDCSDYYAQIDKRITINGNGHTIDGGFDIRSSGVVLSNINFSMFSSTSIFAVQCEGDNGAILNCNFINCGSGAVSLTGNNYIIRNSNFMNNNGFDGGAVLCDGDLTVSGCSFTDNGADEGGAIKCIGELTLDGCDFKNNHAGDGDSIFVEGNLTAGNCSFVNEYNIEFSKATIYVKGKSTIDGCSFVNNTNYYGNGGAICVDGELTVDGCSFTDNGECDYGGAIYVKGILDVRRSSFSNNNVIGGGGAICVDGELTVDGCTFANNSASYGGAIYSKNTNVKISNTKFINNTPNDFNPAKIHVENITRSSSIVINGDVFFVSDAVVINISVNKGATGDVIVNIAGDEEKLTLTDSTASFVKSDLAAGSYDVQVRYLGDDSFSPNEKTSTVKVVEASFKDLQDIIDKSHDGDVIELDKNYTYVGYRDNSAVQIRKSIRIEGNGYVLDGNGENLIFDIEDCNVTLNNISFERGSITNVFADGIGGAIYSKNSILTVGNCRFEHNHAVESGAIYCENGILNIYDSSFVKNSYYAIYSGANLTVSNTDFTENDYAAIYCKGTSSLSGCGFSDNEGLDGIVFNEGIMTLEDCSFTHNTGSDSVIYNKGKMILENCSFTHNQAFLGIVYSLTDLTAKDCSFTDGLSYQAAISAQGNVQISNSNFTNNRANDLAGAVYCSGNVTISDCSFVNNRAALYGGAICGGGNLTVRNCEFVGNAGYESGGAVYAWGNSTFIACRFEDNEGSHGSAIYLSRVSNKVIDSVFVGYGTVNKTYHDVSKSILNDKNFICAESDYELSNCDLIESTKYGKYFIQANNLSKYYGSPDRFYVSVLIESPDGGVLPAEGVDVTIHLNGVTYIRTTNEIGEASMAINLNSGLYDVTSEIEGNKVQSKILVKPTVSGNNVTKIFRNATQYYATFLDTMGNLMGDTNVEFNINGVFYTRTTNEEGVARMNINLNPGVYVITAKNPETGEQHTNVITVLPSIVENHDLTKYYRNASQYSLRLLDDKGNPVKAGVEITLNINGVFYKRISNDDGYVKMNINLEPGEYIITADYNGLMASNTIKVLSVIETHDLSMKYKDGSKFEARILDGQGNPYAGQTVTFNINGVFYERITDEEGIARLAINLMAGEYIITSSYNGLNAANTVTVSS, from the coding sequence ATGAAAGGAAAGTTTTTGATTTTTATCTGTTTGATTTTGTTTGTCATCTCAATGGCCTGCGTTTCAGCGGCGGATGATGCAAATCAAACATTAGGTGAAGATGCCGGCGACATGATTAGCGTTTCACTGGAAGATAATGAAATTATAGGCGATGATGTGGGCTGTCTTTCGGAACTGCAACTGATAATTGATAAGGCTTCAGAAGGCTCAACAGTTAATTTAAATAAAAACTATGATTGTTCCGATTATTATGCGCAAATCGATAAAAGAATTACAATAAACGGTAATGGACACACAATCGATGGTGGATTTGACATTCGCTCTTCAGGTGTGGTGTTAAGCAACATTAATTTTTCGATGTTTTCTTCAACTTCAATATTTGCCGTTCAATGTGAGGGGGATAACGGAGCCATACTCAATTGTAATTTTATTAATTGTGGCAGCGGTGCTGTTTCTTTAACCGGAAACAATTATATTATAAGGAATTCCAATTTTATGAATAATAACGGTTTTGATGGAGGTGCTGTTTTATGTGATGGCGATTTGACTGTCAGCGGATGCAGCTTTACGGATAACGGTGCAGACGAGGGCGGTGCCATCAAGTGTATTGGTGAATTGACTCTGGACGGCTGCGATTTTAAAAATAATCATGCAGGCGATGGCGATTCAATATTTGTTGAAGGCAATCTGACTGCCGGCAACTGCAGCTTTGTGAATGAATATAACATTGAGTTTAGCAAGGCCACCATTTACGTAAAGGGAAAATCAACGATTGACGGCTGCAGCTTTGTGAATAATACGAACTATTACGGTAACGGAGGAGCCATTTGCGTTGATGGTGAATTGACCGTTGACGGCTGCAGCTTTACGGATAACGGGGAATGTGATTATGGCGGTGCCATTTATGTTAAAGGCATTCTGGATGTCCGCCGAAGCAGCTTTTCAAACAATAATGTGATTGGCGGTGGAGGAGCCATTTGCGTTGATGGTGAATTGACCGTTGACGGCTGCACTTTTGCCAATAATTCCGCTTCCTATGGGGGCGCCATATATTCCAAAAACACGAATGTGAAGATTTCCAATACCAAATTCATCAACAATACTCCTAATGACTTTAACCCTGCGAAGATTCATGTCGAAAACATTACAAGATCTTCCAGCATTGTTATAAATGGAGACGTATTTTTCGTTTCCGATGCCGTTGTAATCAACATAAGCGTTAATAAAGGCGCCACCGGTGACGTTATTGTCAATATCGCAGGCGATGAAGAAAAATTAACTTTAACCGACAGCACGGCATCTTTTGTAAAATCCGATTTGGCTGCTGGAAGTTATGATGTGCAGGTCAGGTATTTGGGTGACGACTCATTTTCCCCTAACGAAAAAACATCCACAGTAAAAGTAGTAGAAGCGTCATTTAAAGATTTGCAGGACATAATAGACAAATCCCATGATGGCGATGTAATTGAACTGGATAAAAATTATACTTATGTTGGATATAGGGATAATTCTGCCGTTCAAATCAGAAAAAGTATCCGAATTGAGGGCAATGGATATGTACTGGACGGAAACGGTGAGAATCTGATATTTGATATTGAGGATTGCAATGTGACTTTAAACAATATTTCTTTTGAAAGGGGGTCAATTACTAATGTTTTTGCAGATGGCATTGGCGGAGCCATTTATTCTAAAAATAGCATTTTAACTGTCGGCAATTGTCGTTTTGAGCACAACCATGCCGTTGAAAGCGGTGCCATCTATTGTGAAAACGGTATTTTAAACATTTACGATTCCAGTTTTGTAAAAAATTCCTATTATGCGATTTATTCCGGGGCCAATCTGACCGTCAGCAACACCGACTTCACGGAAAATGATTATGCGGCTATTTATTGCAAGGGCACTTCATCACTCAGTGGCTGCGGATTCAGCGATAATGAGGGGTTAGATGGCATTGTTTTTAATGAAGGCATAATGACTCTTGAGGATTGCAGTTTCACTCACAATACGGGCTCGGATAGTGTTATTTATAATAAAGGCAAAATGATTCTTGAAAACTGCAGTTTCACTCACAACCAGGCATTTTTAGGTATTGTATATTCATTAACTGATTTGACAGCAAAGGATTGCAGCTTTACTGATGGCCTTTCATATCAGGCAGCAATTTCCGCTCAGGGCAACGTCCAAATCAGCAATTCTAATTTCACTAATAATAGGGCAAATGATTTGGCAGGAGCCGTTTACTGTTCAGGCAACGTGACTATAAGTGATTGCAGCTTTGTGAATAACCGTGCAGCGCTTTATGGTGGTGCTATCTGTGGCGGAGGTAATTTAACCGTTCGAAATTGCGAGTTTGTAGGCAATGCCGGTTATGAAAGCGGAGGTGCAGTTTACGCTTGGGGCAATTCGACTTTCATTGCCTGCCGCTTCGAGGATAATGAGGGGTCTCATGGCAGTGCCATTTACTTATCCCGAGTTTCAAATAAGGTAATCGATTCGGTCTTTGTGGGATACGGCACTGTCAATAAGACATATCATGATGTATCCAAAAGCATTTTAAATGATAAAAATTTCATCTGTGCGGAATCGGATTATGAACTTTCAAATTGCGATTTGATTGAAAGCACCAAATATGGCAAATACTTTATTCAAGCCAATAATTTAAGCAAGTATTATGGCAGCCCTGATAGGTTTTACGTATCCGTTCTCATTGAAAGTCCCGATGGGGGAGTCCTTCCTGCCGAGGGTGTGGATGTAACTATCCATCTCAATGGCGTTACTTACATCAGAACTACGAATGAAATCGGTGAAGCGTCAATGGCCATTAACCTCAACAGCGGCCTATATGATGTTACAAGCGAAATTGAAGGAAATAAGGTCCAATCAAAAATCCTGGTTAAACCTACAGTTTCCGGAAATAATGTCACTAAGATTTTTAGAAACGCAACGCAGTACTATGCTACTTTTCTGGATACTATGGGTAACTTGATGGGAGATACCAATGTTGAATTCAATATCAATGGTGTATTCTATACAAGAACCACCAATGAGGAGGGCGTTGCCCGCATGAACATTAACTTAAATCCCGGTGTGTATGTAATCACCGCCAAAAATCCTGAAACGGGCGAACAGCATACGAATGTCATCACTGTGCTTCCTTCAATCGTTGAAAACCATGATTTGACCAAGTATTACAGGAACGCTTCACAGTATTCTCTCAGATTACTGGACGATAAGGGCAATCCTGTCAAGGCAGGTGTTGAAATTACTTTAAACATTAACGGAGTGTTCTACAAGAGAATTTCAAACGATGACGGCTACGTTAAAATGAACATCAACCTGGAACCGGGTGAATATATTATAACGGCTGATTACAACGGCCTTATGGCATCAAATACCATTAAGGTGCTCTCCGTTATTGAAACCCATGATTTGTCAATGAAATACAAGGACGGATCCAAGTTCGAGGCCAGGATTCTGGACGGTCAGGGAAATCCTTATGCAGGCCAAACGGTAACATTCAACATTAACGGAGTGTTTTATGAAAGGATAACTGATGAGGAAGGTATTGCCCGATTAGCCATTAATTTGATGGCCGGAGAATACATCATAACGTCAAGTTACAACGGCTTGAACGCTGCAAATACTGTTACCGTTTCAAGTTAA
- a CDS encoding Ig-like domain repeat protein has protein sequence MVSNYIIVLPVLSADDLIKKQGTPNQFVAALVNGTGAPYPSQSVTFNINGVLYNRVTDGSGLAKLNINLMPGEYIITSSYNGTNIANKVTVTS, from the coding sequence ATGGTTTCAAACTACATTATCGTTCTTCCAGTTCTCTCTGCCGATGATTTGATTAAAAAACAGGGCACTCCGAATCAGTTCGTTGCAGCGCTTGTTAACGGCACGGGAGCTCCTTATCCCAGTCAAAGCGTGACATTCAACATCAACGGTGTCTTATACAATAGGGTAACTGACGGTTCCGGGCTGGCTAAACTGAACATTAACCTTATGCCTGGCGAGTACATCATTACCTCAAGCTACAACGGAACAAACATCGCAAACAAGGTTACCGTTACAAGTTAG